A window of the Cannabis sativa cultivar Pink pepper isolate KNU-18-1 chromosome X, ASM2916894v1, whole genome shotgun sequence genome harbors these coding sequences:
- the LOC115719264 gene encoding uncharacterized protein LOC115719264 has translation MICWAIWNARNAFTWKGKSTSASDVILSARVNLNQWKNAQLKKKGPLFLASGESEGSEHWSKPVTDKIKVNVDGAIFEAEGWYGTGLVARNCHGHLLEALSCSKPGYLDAAVVEAIGIKEALSWIKDKQWHDVQLETDCLVAVQALHSSVPLRSPFSVVIQECKELLDSLKYVQIQFVKRSANKAAHYMARSSCFHSVRMFTESTALDDLLNIVMVDSVC, from the coding sequence ATGATTTGTTGGGCCATTTGGAATGCCCGCAATGCGTTCACTTGGAAAGGCAAGAGCACTTCAGCTTCGGATGTAATTCTGTCTGCTAGAGTCAACCTTAATCAATGGAAAAATGCTCAATTGAAAAAGAAGGGTCCTTTATTTTTGGCTTCGGGTGAAAGTGAAGGAAGTGAGCATTGGTCTAAACCGGTTACTGATAAAATTAAGGTCAACGTAGACGGAGCTATCTTTGAGGCAGAAGGTTGGTATGGGACTGGGTTGGTGGCTCGCAATTGTCATGGCCACCTTCTTGAAGCTCTTTCTTGTAGTAAACCGGGCTATTTAGATGCTGCAGTGGTGGAGGCGATTGGCATCAAGGAGGCTCTTAGCTGGATCAAAGACAAGCAGTGGCATGATGTACAGCTGGAAACCGACTGTCTTGTGGCTGTTCAAGCTTTACATTCTTCGGTTCCTCTACGCTCTCCCTTTAGCGTGGTGATTCAAGAGTGCAAAGAGTTGCTTGATTCTTTAAAATATGTTCAGATTCAATTTGTTAAACGCTCTGCTAACAAGGCTGCCCATTATATGGCTCGCAGTTCTTGTTTTCACTCAGTTCGTATGTTCACCGAGAGTACTGCTCTAGATGATCTTTTAAACATTGTAATGGTTGATTCAGTTTGCTAA
- the LOC115702736 gene encoding DNA-directed RNA polymerase II subunit RPB7: MFFHIVLERNIQLHPRHFGRSLRDNIVSKLMKDVEGTCSGRHGFVVAITGIEEIGKGLIRDGTGFVTFPVKYQCVVFRPFKGEILEAVVSMVNKMGFFAEAGPVQIFVSNHLIPDDMEFQSGDMPNYTTSDGSVKIQKDSEVRLKIIGTRVDATEIFCIGTIKDDFLGVINDPSAT; the protein is encoded by the exons atgttcttCCACATTGTATTAGAGAGGAATATACAGCTTCATCCACGACACTTTGGTCGTAGTCTGCGAGATAACATAGTTTCTAAGCTGATGAAAGACGTCGAGGGAACTTGCAG TGGACGACATGGTTTTGTTGTGGCAATAACAGGAATTGAGGAAATTGGAAAAGGCCTTATCCGTGATGGTACAGGATTTGTTACATTTCCGGTAAAGTATCAATGTGTGGTTTTCAGACCATTTAAAGGAGAGATACTTGAAGCTGTTGTTAGTATGGTAAATAAG ATGGGATTTTTCGCAGAAGCTGGACCTGttcaaatttttgtttcaaACCAT TTGATACCAGATGATATGGAATTCCAGTCAGGAGATATGCCCAATTACACAACTTCAGATGGATCC gttaagattcagaaagataGTGAAGTGAGATTAAAGATAATTGGAACAAGAGTTGATGCTACAGAAATT TTTTGCATTGGTACCATAAAGGACGACTTTTTGGGTGTGATAAACGATCCTTCGGCAACCTAA
- the LOC115702744 gene encoding small RNA degrading nuclease 1 has protein sequence MEDLLATAEKKALVEIVKMVQKRGFKGSKGEWKEFLSGYDKKFGARLSDPAKRSNEVLVSFLKTFDEEEHLKYVTQLIQSYSKRNLVQKLTRAPENESPEQMLVRLTLEHPQYPLEYSFPSKEQGWIVTKLGKMSNVMSTDNILAVDCEMVLCVDGTEAAVRVCVVDRNLEVKLNVLVNPKKEVADYRTEITGITAADLEGVTCTLANVQKSLMKILYSGNILAGHSLSNDLNVLKIDHAWVIDTSYIFRYSEGPISRRPSLNNLCKSLLGYEVRKAGSPHNCLDDACAAMKLVLARLEQKAGDTIPYKEMNVVPEIETPKLLLHRIPSHVPTEELLTAIPGDFTIETKSNRRIKGDKYTTYAIFKSLQEAEEAYEKVEGSILKDTLGRPQKLVTCKLSTGETYSLCVRSTGRGDCLDENLSKKRAIEVQETSEVTKKLKTDEKIEEETPTENKKTKKERKSKKASKHKKNKKGKKKRA, from the exons ATGGAGGACCTGCTCGCTACTGCTGAGAAAAAG GCCCTTGTTGAGATTGTGAAAATGGTTCAGAAAAGAGGATTCAAGGGGAGTAAAGGAGAGTGGAAAGAGTTTTTGAGTGGTTATGATAAAAAGTTTGGGGCTAGATTGAGTGACCCTGCAAAAAGGTCTAATGAAGTTTTGGTTTCTTTTTTGAAGACATTTGATGAAGAAGAGCATTTGAAG TACGTGACTCAACTAATTCAATCTTATTCAAAGCGAAACTTAGTTCAGAAGCTTACAAGAGCTCCAGAAAATGAGTCACCTGAGCAG ATGCTGGTTCGCTTAACTCTTGAACACCCGCAATACCCGTTAGAGTATTCGTTCCCTTCAAAGGAACAA GGTTGGATTGTCACCAAGCTTGGGAAAATGTCCAACGTGATGAGTACAGATAACATTCTTGCTGTTGACTGTGAGATGGTTCTGTGTGTAGATGGAACTGAAGCAGCAGTGAGGGTGTGTGTAGTGGATCGTAATTTGGAG GTCAAATTGAATGTACTTGTGAATCCCAAAAAAGAAGTTGCAGATTATAGAACTGAAATTACAGGAATTACTGCAGCAGATCTAGAGGGAGTTACATGCACATTGGCGAATGTACAG AAATCGTTGATGAAGATATTATACAGTGGAAATATTTTAGCTGGCCACAGCTTAAGTAATGATCTCAATG TATTGAAGATAGATCATGCATGGGTCATTGATACCTCTTATATATTCAGATATTCAGAGGGACCCATCAGTAGAAGACCTTCTTTGAATAATTTATGCAAG TCTTTGTTGGGCTACGAAGTGAGGAAGGCGGGTTCTCCTCATAATTGTTTGGATGATGCTTGTGCTGCCATGAAGCTTGTTCTTGCTAGGTTAGAGCAAAAAGCAGGAGATACTATTCCCTATAAAGAAATGAATGTT GTACCCGAAATTGAAACTCCGAAACTACTTCTTCACAGGATACCATCACATGTACCTACTGAAGAATTACTTACGGCTATTCCTGGGGACTTCACAATCGAAACCAAG tCAAATAGGAGAATTAAAGGAGATAAGTACACTACCTATGCTATCTTTAAAAGTTTACAAGAAGCAGAGGAAGCATATGAAAAAGTCGAAGGCAGCATCTTGAAG GATACGTTGGGTCGGCCACAGAAACTCGTCACATGCAAACTCAGCACAGGTGAAACTTACAGTCTGTGTGTTCGTAGTACAGGCCGCGGTGATTGCTTAGATGAGAATCTATCTAAGAAGAGAGCTATTGAAGTCCAGGAAACATCTGAAGTAACGAAAAAACTGAAAACAGATGAGAAGATTGAAGAAGAGACACCGACAGAGaataagaaaacaaagaaagagcGGAAAAGTAAAAAGGCATCCAAGCACAAAAAGAAcaagaaaggaaaaaagaaacgAGCTTAG
- the LOC115702729 gene encoding phosphatidylinositol 3,4,5-trisphosphate 3-phosphatase and protein-tyrosine-phosphatase PTEN2A → MNSESTNSLPQPSAEASDVEHSVPIVSGQETNPPELASVSSSTSSWALKLQQSLGAVQESPGGIPGMSAFARLARGFGSQMPLSVDTTTDHNNNDVKASSESGVFESLTKGFVDSSRSAVKAVQVKARHIVSQNKRRYQEGGFDLDMTYITENIIAMGFPAGSLTSGFFGYLEGFYRNHMEEVIKFFETHHKGKYKVYNLCSERLYDASLFEGKVATFPFDDHNCPPIQLITSFCQSAYSWLKEDIQNVVVVHCKAGMARTGLMICSLLLFLKFFPTAEEAMDYYNQKRCVDGKALTLPSQIRYVKYFERILTEFKGENQPGRRCMLRGFRIHKCPYWIRPSITISNHNGILFSTKKHPKTKDLMPEDFWMKASRKGIVVFALPGEPGLTELVGDFKIHFHERQGDFYCWLNTTMSENRMFLGASELDGFDKRKLPSPGFQVEIVMIDYDGTLPQKSNSKANSTNPKSDTSSSTTTTTHVPISSDGTKSNSDKKQVPQNEDNDDVFSDSDGDEKGANKSRATAPPPTSTATLSSEQVRNLSSQTDNQLSLGTEARVLQEGTNDTLLKMDSTRGSDDFKAMAADASVFSFGDDEDFESD, encoded by the exons ATGAACTCAGAATCTACTAATTCATTACCCCAGCCTTCTGCTGAAGCTTCTGATGTTGAACATTCTGTTCCAATTGTCTCTGGACAAGAAACTAATCCACCTGAATTAGCTTCTGTTTCGTCTTCAACATCATCTTGGGCATTGAAACTACAACAATCATTAGGGGCAGTGCAAGAGAGTCCAGGTGGAATTCCTGGAATGTCTGCATTTGCCCGTTTAGCTAGAGGGTTCGGTTCACAGATGCCTTTATCAGTGGATACTACAACTgatcataataataatgatgTTAAAGCTAGCTCGGAGAGTGGTGTTTTTGAATCACTCACAAAAGGGTTTGTGGATTCATCGCGGAGTGCTGTTAAGGCTGTGCAGGTTAAAGCACGCCATATAGTTTCTCAAAACAAACGAAGATACCAG GAAGGTGGTTTTGATTTGGATATGACATATATAACCGAGAACATAATCGCCATGGGTTTCCCAGCTGGTAGTTTAACCTCTGGTTTTTTCGGATATCTTGAG GGGTTTTATCGAAATCACATGGAGGAAGTTATCAAGTTTTTTGAAACTCACCACAAG GGAAAATACAAAGTGTACAATCTTTGTTCAGAGAGGTTGTATGATGCATCACTATTTGAAGGGAAG GTTGCAACGTTTCCATTTGATGACCATAATTGCCCCCCAATTCAGCTCATAACATCATTTTGTCAAAGTGCTTATTCTTGGTTAAAGGAGGACATTCAAAATGTTGTGGTTGTTCATTGTAAAGCTGGTATGGCAAGGACTGGATTAATGATATGTAGCCTTCTCTTATTCCTTAAG TTCTTCCCAACTGCTGAGGAGGCTATGGATTACTACAACCAGAAAAGATGTGTAGATGGGAAAGCTCTGACTCTCCCAAGTCAGATT AGGTATGTCAAATATTTCGAGCGTATCTTAACAGAGTTCAAAGGAGAGAATCAGCCCGGTCGTAG ATGCATGCTTAGGGGTTTTCGGATTCACAAATGTCCTTACTGGATTAGACCATCTATTACAATCTCGAATCATAACG GTATTTTGTTTTCTACAAAAAAGCATCCAAAAACAAAAGATCTAATG CCAGAAGACTTCTGGATGAAAGCATCTAGAAAAGGAATAGTTGTGTTTGCTCTACCGGGGGAACCTGGTTTAACAGAGTTGGTGGGAGACTTTAAAATCCATTTTCATGAACGCCAAGGAGATTTCTACTG TTGGTTAAATACAACAATGTCAGAAAACAGAATGTTCTTAGGTGCATCAGAGCTTGATGGTTTTGACAAG AGGAAATTGCCTTCTCCAGGATTCCAGGTTGAAATTGTGATGATAGACTATGATGGTACTTTACCACAAAAATCTAACTCGAAAGCCAATTCTACCAACCCGAAATCTGATACTAGTAGCTCTACCACTACTACTACTCATGTTCCTATCTCAAGTGATGGAACTAAATCTAATTCAGACAAAAAACAAGTCCCTCAAAATGAAGATAATGATGATGTTTTCTCAGACAGTGATGGGGATGAAAAAGGAGCTAATAAGAGCCGAGCTACTGCGCCTCCTCCTACTTCTACCGCCACATTATCCTCCGAACAAGTAAGAAACTTATCCAGCCAAACTGACAACCAGTTGTCTCTTGGGACCGAGGCTCGTGTCTTGCAAGAAGGAACTAATGACACCCTTCTGAAGATGGATTCAACTCGGGGGAGTGATGATTTTAAGGCAATGGCTGCTGATGCTTCTGTTTTCTCTTTTGGGGATGATGAAGATTTTGAAAGTGATTAA
- the LOC115702753 gene encoding protein RER1A isoform X2 — translation MDTGPAGLGLAADDKSSSSPAEAFSRWSFTVSRRFQHFLDKSTPHLLYRWLGCLGVASIYALRVYLVEGFYIVSYGLGIYILNLLIGFLSPQVDPEMHDSSDGPSLPTRGSDEFRPFVRRLPEFKFWYSITKAFCIAFVMTFFSAFDVPVFWPILLFYWIVLFIMTMRRQISHMIKYKYVPFSIGKQRYDGRKRRSSSTDGTSD, via the exons ATGGATACCGGACCGGCGGGCTTAGGTCTCGCCGCAGATGATAAATCATCGTCTTCTCCGGCGGAGGCATTTTCGCGATGGTCTTTCACCGTTTCGAGGCGGTTCCAACATTTTCTCGATAAGTCAACGCCGCACTTGCTTTACAGGTGGTTGGGGTGCTTAGGTGTGGCGTCGATCTACGCTCTACGCGTTTATCTGGTCGAAGGATTCTACATCGTATCGTACGGACTCGGGATCTACATTCTCAACCTTCTCATTGGATTTCTCTCTCCTCAGGTTGATCCTGAGATGCACGATTCCTCCGATGGGCCTTCTCTTCCTACCAGGGGATCTGATGAGTTCCGTCCTTTCGTCCGTCGACTCCCGGAGTTTAAGTTCTG GTACTCTATTACAAAGGCGTTTTGCATTGCTTTTGTGATGACATTCTTCAGTGCCTTTGATGTACCTGTATTCTGGCCCATACTTCTTTTCTACTGgattgtgttatttattatgaCTATGAGAAGACAGATTTCTCACATGATCAAATACAAATACGTTCCGTTCTCTATTGGGAAACAG CGATACGatggaagaaaaagaagatcatCTTCAACTGATGGGACATCAGACTGA
- the LOC115702753 gene encoding protein RER1A isoform X1, producing the protein MDTGPAGLGLAADDKSSSSPAEAFSRWSFTVSRRFQHFLDKSTPHLLYRWLGCLGVASIYALRVYLVEGFYIVSYGLGIYILNLLIGFLSPQVDPEMHDSSDGPSLPTRGSDEFRPFVRRLPEFKFWYSITKAFCIAFVMTFFSAFDVPVFWPILLFYWIVLFIMTMRRQISHMIKYKYVPFSIGKQVWRVLYTLMLINGVSLLLKTDSFSLPFFRLAIRWKKKKIIFN; encoded by the exons ATGGATACCGGACCGGCGGGCTTAGGTCTCGCCGCAGATGATAAATCATCGTCTTCTCCGGCGGAGGCATTTTCGCGATGGTCTTTCACCGTTTCGAGGCGGTTCCAACATTTTCTCGATAAGTCAACGCCGCACTTGCTTTACAGGTGGTTGGGGTGCTTAGGTGTGGCGTCGATCTACGCTCTACGCGTTTATCTGGTCGAAGGATTCTACATCGTATCGTACGGACTCGGGATCTACATTCTCAACCTTCTCATTGGATTTCTCTCTCCTCAGGTTGATCCTGAGATGCACGATTCCTCCGATGGGCCTTCTCTTCCTACCAGGGGATCTGATGAGTTCCGTCCTTTCGTCCGTCGACTCCCGGAGTTTAAGTTCTG GTACTCTATTACAAAGGCGTTTTGCATTGCTTTTGTGATGACATTCTTCAGTGCCTTTGATGTACCTGTATTCTGGCCCATACTTCTTTTCTACTGgattgtgttatttattatgaCTATGAGAAGACAGATTTCTCACATGATCAAATACAAATACGTTCCGTTCTCTATTGGGAAACAGGTATGGAGGGTGCTTTATACTTTGATGCTTATAAATGGCGTGTCATTACTATTAAAGACTGATTCTTTTTCTTTGCCATTTTTTCGTTTAGCGATACGatggaagaaaaagaagatcatCTTCAACTGA